In Dunckerocampus dactyliophorus isolate RoL2022-P2 chromosome 14, RoL_Ddac_1.1, whole genome shotgun sequence, one DNA window encodes the following:
- the tnfaip3 gene encoding tumor necrosis factor alpha-induced protein 3 — MSQGQNFLPKFLFVSNLLKAVKIRQRVPNDVVKPVASGGLMHHLRGMHRYTLEMIAMNHFPQAFREVVQAAILDRAMQASLEQEKKLNWCREVKKMVPLRTNGDGNCLLHAASQYMLGVQDTDLVLRKTLHGVLKDSDTGVFRARFQTELLQSQEFTQTGLRYTTMNWEDEWEKIVKMASPVSSSNGLQFDSLEDIHIFVLSNILRRPIIVIADQVLRSMKSGSSISPLNVGGIYLPLHWPPAECYKYPIVLGYDSQHFAPLITIKDSGPEIRAVPLINPGRGGFEELKVHFLMEKEQQQKERLLKDYLLLIEIPVIGLGYDATRIINAARLDEGNLPEDMNLMEDYLQLVNHEYQRWQEDKEQAWAAQPQRPPPFSVSQLSLIEIRCATPRCTFYVSVDTQPHCHECFEKRQATTGGGGARIEGLVQTKGGGVQGGGLDNEGSSRGGRSGSPPSSSSSRVVLSSPRSAPPTAPSLSLYSETHAMKCKTPGCLFTLSVEHDGLCERCFNSRQNQGPPGAGTASTGLSDPEAGAVAPHAAQGPGWSQWGSRKTETERCSMCRQEAFRIFNGLCPPCMQRQQAPDRGEAQPNKPRTEASSSAWSQARDPERPCLTLTPGHTSAWQAPLARPCKRSGCQFFGTPEKLGFCTICYVDYQTNHHLTPPPAPAQSRHGLEAGFQNATRCRGQGCGAVGKAMLEGYCDKCYVKEQSARLNQVAHRTPHSPPLVMRDRATKPRSTQQSQTQTQTQTQCRRSGCSNVSPGCTDLCPECHTRGQGREAGRRAQAPKEKSKQRCRTQGCDHYANQEKQGYCNECDHFKQIYRG, encoded by the exons ATGTCGCAAGGACAGAACTTCCTCCCCAAATTCCTCTTCGTCTCCAACCTGCTGAAGGCGGTGAAGATCCGCCAGCGGGTGCCCAACGACGTGGTGAAGCCGGTGGCCAGCGGCGGGCTCATGCACCACCTGCGGGGAATGCACCGCTACACGCTGGAGATGATTGCAATGAACCACTTCCCGCAGGCCTTCCGGGAGGTGGTACAGGCCGCCATCCTGGACCGAGCCATGCAGGCCTCCCTGGAGCAGGAGAAGAAGCTCAACTGGTGCCGGGAGGTCAAGAAGATGGTGCCCCTACGTACCAATG GAGATGGCAACTGTTTGCTCCACGCTGCATCCCAGTACATGCTGGGGGTCCAAGACACGGATCTGGTCCTCCGGAAAACCCTGCACGGCGTTTTGAAAGACAGCGACACTGGAGTCTTTCGGGCCCGTTTCCAGACAGAGCTTCTGCAGTCCCAAGAGTTCACCCAGACGGGCCTCCGATACACCACCATG AACTGGGAGGACGAGTGGGAGAAGATAGTTAAGATGGCTTCTCCGGTTTCCAGTAGCAACGGCCTCCAGTTTGACTCCCTGGAGGACATTCACATCTTTGTCCTCTCCAACATCCTCCGCAGACCCATCATCGTCATCGCAG ACCAGGTGCTTAGGAGCATGAAGTCGGGGTCCTCCATCTCCCCCCTCAATGTGGGCGGGATCTATCTCCCGCTGCACTGGCCGCCAGCTGAATGCTACAAATACCCAATAGTGCTGGGTTACGACTCGCAGCACTTTGCGCCCCTCATCACCATAAAAGACAGCGGCCCAG AGATCCGAGCCGTTCCGCTGATCAATCCCGGACGAGGAGGCTTTGAGGAGCTTAAGGTGCACTTCCTGATGGAGAAGGAACAGCAGCAGAAGGAGAGGCTGCTGAAAGACTACCTGCTGCTGATAGAGATCCCCGTCATTGGCTTGGGATACGATGCTACGCGGATCATCAATGCTGCCCG GCTGGACGAGGGTAACCTCCCCGAAGACATGAACCTGATGGAGGACTACCTGCAGCTGGTCAACCACGAGTACCAGCGTTGGCAGGAGGACAAGGAGCAGGCGTGGGCTGCTCAGCCGCAGCGCCCGCCGCCCTTCTCCGTCTCGCAACTCTCGCTCATCGAGATCCGCTGCGCTACGCCGCGGTGCACCTTCTATGTGTCGGTGGACACGCAGCCCCACTGTCACGAGTGCTTTGAGAAGCGGCAGGCCACGACGGGTGGTGGAGGAGCCAGGATAGAAGGCCTGGTGCAGACCAAGGGAGGGGGTGTTCAAGGCGGTGGGTTGGACAACGAGGGGAGCTCCAGAGGAGGCCGAAGCGGCAGCCCTCCGTCCTCCTCGTCAAGTCGGGTGGTGTTGTCGAGCCCGCGCTCAGCGCCGCCCACAGCCCCCAGCCTCAGCTTGTACAGTGAAACCCACGCCATGAAGTGCAAGACACCCGGGTGCCTCTTCACCCTCAGCGTGGAGCATGACGGACTTTGTGAACGCTGTTTCAACTCCAGGCAGAACCAGGGACCTCCTGGAGCTGGAACAGCTTCCACGGGACTCTCAGACCCCGAAGCAGGGGCTGTAGCACCTCATGCGGCACAGGGCCCGGGCTGGAGCCAGTGGGGGAGCCGCAAGACAGAGACGGAACGCTGCAGCATGTGCAGGCAGGAAGCTTTTAGGATATTCAATGGGCTGTGTCCACCCTGCATGCAGAGACAGCAGGCTCCAGACAGGGGGGAAGCACAGCCAAACAAGCCAAGGACTGAGGCCTCGTCTTCAGCTTGGAGTCAAGCGAGGGACCCCGAGCGGCCTTGCCTCACCTTAACCCCAGGGCACACCTCTGCCTGGCAGGCCCCTCTAGCCCGGCCCTGTAAAAGATCAGGCTGCCAGTTCTTTGGTACGCCGGAGAAGTTGGGTTTCTGCACTATTTGCTACGTAGACTATCAGACCAACCACC acctgacacCTCCCCCAGCCCCGGCTCAGAGTCGGCACGGTTTGGAGGCCGGTTTCCAGAATGCGACCCGGTGTCGTGGGCAGGGCTGTGGCGCAGTCGGCAAGGCCATGCTGGAGGGTTACTGCGACAAGTGCTACGTCAAAGAGCAGAGTGCACGGCTCAACCAAGTGGCACACCGCACACCACACTCCCCTCCTCTGGTCATG CGTGACCGAGCGACCAAACCCCGATCCACGCAGCAATCCCagacccaaacccaaacccagaCCCAGTGCCGGCGGAGCGGCTGCAGCAACGTGTCCCCGGGCTGCACGGACCTCTGTCCCGAGTGCCACACGCGGGGCCAAGGCCGTGAGGCGGGCAGGCGGGCGCAGGCGCCCAAGGAGAAGTCCAAGCAGCGGTGCCGGACGCAGGGCTGCGACCACTACGCTAACCAAGAGAAACAGGGCTACTGCAACGAGTGCGACCACTTCAAACAGATATACCGCGGCTGA